In one window of Cellulophaga sp. HaHa_2_95 DNA:
- a CDS encoding response regulator — protein MIKNFNFCIVDDDDIYQFTVIKTIKALNLAKEIIAFSDGEEALDFMIKNLHKDEELPDIILLDINMPIMDGFQFMEEYVKIKPKLGKKITIYMVSSSVDTADIERAKKISEISDYIIKPIKKGELKAIVDKLIDENNED, from the coding sequence ATGATTAAGAATTTTAATTTCTGTATTGTTGATGACGATGATATCTACCAATTTACGGTTATAAAAACGATAAAAGCACTGAATCTAGCTAAAGAAATTATTGCTTTTTCTGATGGTGAAGAGGCCCTAGATTTCATGATAAAAAACCTTCATAAAGATGAAGAATTGCCAGATATTATTCTACTAGACATCAATATGCCTATCATGGATGGCTTTCAGTTTATGGAAGAATATGTAAAGATTAAACCTAAATTAGGAAAGAAAATAACTATTTATATGGTCTCCTCTTCGGTAGATACTGCCGATATTGAGCGTGCTAAAAAAATAAGTGAAATCTCTGATTATATTATAAAACCTATCAAAAAAGGAGAATTAAAAGCTATTGTAGATAAACTTATTGATGAAAATAATGAGGATTAA
- a CDS encoding sensor histidine kinase has protein sequence MSPNVNAEIIAVVATTNDDIISQFNSGAHSLLGYSPDEMVGIKKSDSFLLKQEFENFKKDLAARYQLENDDFDPYKILAEHDANDAREWTIRKKDGSTFIAHSTITPIKYDNGKTNGYLRIIRDITDQKKIERDLLRKNEVLNHAEKITMMGHWQLDTITDNVKWSSNLYNIFEVHPDEILTYNTYFSYVHPGDKEIVNQSFEKSKQDKHFYDLLHRIKLDSGKIKIIQLLGEVITNDKGDVIEIIGTCQDVTQQRMAEIKFKGLLESAPDAMVIVNENGKIQLINKQAEKLFGYSFDELLDQPVELLLPERYIKTHTSHRELYFNIPKTRKMGEGKELFGIDKNGKEIPIQISLSPLKTEEGVLVSAAVRDITFQKRAEKRIIDAKGSLELLTDKLTIKNTQLADFAHITSHNLRAPVSNLNSLLEFYKDAETNLEKVLLFEKFESVINHLTSTLNTLVEALKTKDETSKNIELLSFEVILIKTKEILSGQIIGTNAKIYSDFTEAPTIMYSKVYLESIFLNLVGNAIKYKAEDKAPEIYIKATVEDGVQKLSFKDNGLGINLQRHGKKIFGLNKVFHRHPDAKGVGLFMTKVQVEAMGGKITVESEVNKGSIFTIKFKK, from the coding sequence ATGAGTCCTAACGTAAATGCTGAAATAATAGCGGTAGTAGCTACAACAAACGATGATATCATATCTCAGTTCAATTCAGGAGCCCATAGCTTATTGGGATATTCTCCTGATGAAATGGTTGGCATAAAAAAAAGTGATTCTTTTCTACTAAAGCAAGAGTTTGAAAATTTTAAGAAAGATTTAGCGGCACGTTATCAGTTAGAAAACGATGACTTTGACCCCTATAAAATATTAGCTGAGCATGATGCGAATGATGCTAGAGAGTGGACCATACGGAAAAAAGATGGCAGTACATTTATTGCACATTCTACCATAACTCCTATTAAATATGATAATGGTAAAACCAACGGCTACCTAAGAATTATAAGAGATATTACGGATCAAAAAAAAATAGAACGAGATCTGCTACGTAAAAATGAAGTATTAAATCATGCCGAAAAAATTACCATGATGGGACATTGGCAGTTAGATACTATTACTGATAATGTAAAATGGTCTAGCAACTTGTATAATATTTTTGAAGTACATCCAGATGAGATTTTAACCTATAACACCTATTTTAGTTATGTTCATCCTGGAGATAAGGAAATTGTAAATCAATCTTTTGAAAAATCAAAACAAGATAAACATTTTTACGATTTATTACATCGCATTAAATTAGATAGTGGCAAAATCAAAATAATCCAGCTCCTCGGAGAAGTTATTACAAATGATAAAGGAGATGTCATTGAAATCATTGGTACCTGCCAAGATGTAACCCAGCAACGAATGGCAGAAATTAAGTTCAAAGGCTTATTAGAATCTGCACCAGACGCCATGGTTATTGTAAATGAAAATGGAAAAATACAACTTATCAATAAACAAGCAGAAAAATTATTTGGGTATTCTTTTGATGAACTTTTAGACCAACCTGTAGAATTATTACTTCCTGAACGCTATATAAAAACACACACGAGCCATCGCGAGCTGTATTTTAATATTCCTAAAACAAGAAAAATGGGAGAAGGAAAAGAACTTTTTGGAATTGATAAAAATGGAAAAGAAATTCCAATTCAGATAAGCTTAAGTCCGCTTAAAACAGAAGAAGGAGTACTTGTTTCTGCTGCAGTTAGGGACATAACCTTTCAGAAAAGGGCTGAAAAAAGGATCATAGACGCCAAAGGAAGCTTAGAACTATTAACTGATAAGCTGACTATAAAAAACACCCAATTAGCAGATTTTGCACATATAACCTCGCACAACTTGCGCGCCCCTGTGAGCAATCTAAATTCGTTATTAGAATTTTATAAAGATGCCGAAACAAATCTTGAAAAAGTGCTCTTGTTTGAGAAATTTGAGAGTGTAATAAACCACCTTACTTCTACCCTGAACACCCTCGTGGAAGCTTTGAAAACAAAAGATGAAACCTCTAAAAATATAGAACTCCTCTCCTTTGAAGTAATCCTCATTAAAACTAAAGAAATTCTTTCGGGTCAAATCATAGGCACCAATGCAAAAATATATAGCGATTTTACAGAAGCTCCTACAATTATGTACAGTAAAGTATATTTAGAGAGTATTTTCCTTAACTTAGTAGGTAACGCTATAAAATATAAGGCTGAGGATAAAGCTCCCGAAATTTATATTAAGGCTACTGTAGAAGACGGCGTTCAAAAATTAAGTTTTAAAGACAATGGTCTTGGTATTAACTTACAGAGACATGGTAAGAAAATATTTGGCCTAAATAAAGTATTCCACCGCCACCCAGATGCCAAAGGAGTTGGTTTATTTATGACAAAAGTACAAGTAGAGGCCATGGGTGGTAAAATAACTGTTGAGAGTGAAGTCAACAAAGGCTCTATTTTCACTATTAAATTTAAAAAATAG